A genome region from Methylobacterium sp. FF17 includes the following:
- the ku gene encoding non-homologous end joining protein Ku: MAARANWKGHLRLSLVSCAVGLYPAVSSSRELKCHTINRETGNRLKQLMVDSVTGDTVDRDDQVKGCEIAKDELVPVEDDELSEIALESTHTINIEAFCKREEVDERYLDKPYYLAAEDKVSREAFAVIRDAMKKKGMAGLGRIVIYKRERVVLLEPYGKGLLATLLRYQDEVRSPTAYFEDMPDGDPTAEMRALAEELIARSTRKFDPSKFEDRYEEALIALVKGKAPKPAKGKGKAKAGAPTSGNVVNLMEALKRSIASEKGGSPAKAQPRKTETKPSTPARKRGAGKAAAGRTRKAA, encoded by the coding sequence GTGGCAGCCCGCGCCAACTGGAAAGGTCATCTTCGACTTTCACTCGTCTCCTGCGCGGTCGGACTGTATCCGGCGGTCAGCTCGTCGAGAGAGCTGAAGTGCCACACGATCAACCGCGAGACCGGCAACCGTCTCAAGCAGCTGATGGTCGACTCCGTCACCGGCGACACCGTCGATCGCGACGATCAGGTGAAGGGCTGCGAAATCGCCAAGGACGAGCTCGTCCCCGTCGAGGACGACGAGCTCAGCGAGATCGCCCTGGAGAGCACGCACACGATCAACATCGAGGCGTTCTGCAAGCGCGAGGAGGTCGACGAGCGCTACCTCGACAAGCCGTACTACCTCGCGGCCGAGGACAAGGTCTCGCGCGAAGCCTTCGCCGTCATCCGGGATGCGATGAAGAAGAAGGGCATGGCCGGGCTCGGCCGCATCGTCATCTACAAGCGCGAGCGGGTGGTCCTGCTCGAACCCTACGGCAAGGGCCTGCTGGCGACTTTGCTGCGCTACCAGGACGAGGTTCGCTCGCCGACGGCCTACTTCGAGGACATGCCCGACGGTGATCCGACGGCCGAGATGCGGGCGCTCGCCGAAGAGCTGATCGCGCGCTCCACCCGGAAGTTCGATCCCTCGAAGTTCGAGGACCGCTACGAGGAGGCGCTGATCGCCCTGGTGAAGGGCAAGGCGCCGAAGCCCGCGAAGGGCAAGGGCAAGGCGAAGGCCGGCGCGCCGACCTCCGGCAACGTCGTGAACCTGATGGAAGCCCTGAAGCGTAGCATCGCCTCCGAGAAGGGCGGTTCGCCGGCGAAGGCGCAGCCGCGCAAGACGGAGACGAAGCCATCGACGCCTGCGCGGAAGCGTGGTGCGGGCAAGGCCGCCGCCGGCCGGACCCGGAAGGCGGCATGA